A part of Candidatus Electrothrix aestuarii genomic DNA contains:
- a CDS encoding ABC transporter substrate binding protein, with product MRRAYVVMALVLSFLFITILWGGGTALHAEEHTGPVSKQGKKWRIGYLEGNEKDEYADYLRAVVKGLIELDWVQPIFIPKNSSTLYLWKWISSNVQSEYIEFVDDAYWSGLHDEELRARNKRVAIERLNTVHDLDLMIAMGTYAGEDLANDLHHTATIVMNASNPIESKIVQGVEFSGRQHIHALVEPNRYKDQLELFHRTFKFRTLGIVYVDSPEGRAFSAIDDAKEVARKLEFSLEPCVIPSDRPDVLQRVAECHEILAPKIDAMYMTSHLGIQPEDMQGLIKPFLEYHIPTLSQAGDWEVEYGALMSMNRPDYADVGMFQAKVIAQIFHGVPPGEIIQIFQNPRDESIALNLKVAQRIKFNPAWQILAAAEPMYKDIKVVKSE from the coding sequence ATGAGAAGGGCTTATGTTGTGATGGCATTGGTTCTGTCCTTTCTGTTTATTACCATCCTGTGGGGGGGAGGTACTGCCCTGCATGCGGAGGAGCATACAGGACCTGTAAGTAAGCAGGGAAAAAAATGGCGTATCGGTTATTTGGAAGGAAACGAAAAAGATGAATATGCCGATTATCTGCGGGCAGTTGTCAAAGGACTTATTGAATTAGATTGGGTACAGCCTATTTTTATTCCCAAAAATTCTTCCACCTTATATCTTTGGAAATGGATATCCTCCAATGTCCAGAGTGAGTATATTGAGTTTGTCGATGATGCCTATTGGAGTGGACTTCACGATGAAGAGTTGAGAGCCAGGAATAAGCGTGTAGCCATAGAACGCCTGAATACAGTGCATGACCTGGATTTGATGATTGCTATGGGCACCTATGCTGGTGAGGATCTTGCTAATGATCTCCATCATACAGCGACCATAGTGATGAATGCCAGCAATCCCATTGAATCAAAGATCGTTCAGGGAGTAGAATTTTCCGGGCGCCAGCATATTCATGCCTTGGTTGAACCCAATCGCTATAAGGATCAGCTGGAGCTTTTTCACCGAACCTTTAAATTCCGTACCCTGGGTATTGTTTATGTGGATAGTCCAGAGGGAAGGGCCTTTTCTGCCATAGATGATGCGAAAGAGGTTGCCAGGAAATTAGAATTCTCCTTGGAGCCATGCGTAATTCCTTCTGATAGACCGGATGTACTGCAGCGGGTTGCTGAATGTCATGAAATATTGGCACCAAAAATAGATGCGATGTATATGACCTCCCACCTCGGGATTCAACCCGAGGATATGCAGGGCTTAATCAAGCCTTTTTTGGAATATCATATTCCTACCTTATCTCAAGCAGGCGATTGGGAGGTAGAGTATGGTGCTTTGATGAGCATGAACAGACCAGATTACGCCGATGTAGGGATGTTTCAAGCCAAGGTTATCGCACAAATTTTTCATGGAGTTCCTCCAGGGGAAATAATCCAGATTTTTCAAAACCCCAGAGACGAGTCAATTGCCCTGAACCTGAAAGTTGCTCAGCGCATTAAATTTAATCCGGCATGGCAAATACTCGCAGCAGCAGAGCCTATGTACAAAGATATTAAAGTGGTCAAGAGTGAGTAA
- a CDS encoding DNA translocase FtsK 4TM domain-containing protein → MASIPRLAADEKKIYQEITAISCLFLGIFLLLSLVSYVLPIFAAQAILPTAEGNWCGGVGFYTAFYLFSFVGVISFFPVLLLFYVAVAVFTVSATLDRLPYIIAGGTGTLLAASGLLAGAEQIFFPAEFILPGGYLGDLLRSALEGALGVVGSVLILVLALIYSLMASIRFSPLASALWFWEQTPLVIEKVVASKEWTGDKLITWKEERQKRLAERPAPLKINKPFTALLEPRSEKKETRIAEAGPANSQKGPTVHEPVRRETVMGSDNTSSAIKPSSGRAGIFQPPPISLLEKNTQGDLEVDRQHYYKVSEKLVAKLLDFSVQGEVVGVSPGPVVTTYEFSPAAGVKINKVVNLADDLAMVLKVDRVRVVGSIPGKAAIGIEIPNPERRTVFFRDILLSNAYRRSASFLTVALGYDVIGKPAVADLAKMPHLLIAGATGAGKSVAINAFICSILYKATPDMVRLLMIDPKRIELSVYEGIPHLLHPVVVEPKMASRALIWAVREMERRYRLLEEHRVKSFTSYNEIATEKLPYIVIIVDELADLMMVASKDVETSIARLAQMARAAGMHIILATQRPSVDVLTGLIKANFPTRISFKVSSKVDSRTILDSSGAEHLLGLGDMLFLPPGAAKLKRIHGAFISEEETERIIAFLKEQGAAEYDESVLQMVEEEPTGSEDGEAEYDEKYDEAVAVVTETGQASISMVQRRLRVGYNRAARMIEMMERDGVVGPSDGSKPREVLARGGYS, encoded by the coding sequence ATGGCATCTATACCCCGTCTTGCAGCGGATGAAAAAAAAATATATCAGGAGATAACCGCAATATCCTGCCTTTTTCTTGGCATTTTCCTTCTTCTTAGTTTGGTCAGCTATGTCTTACCCATCTTTGCCGCACAGGCCATCTTACCTACGGCAGAAGGCAATTGGTGCGGAGGCGTTGGGTTCTATACCGCCTTTTACCTCTTTTCCTTTGTCGGGGTGATTTCTTTTTTCCCTGTCCTCCTTCTTTTCTATGTAGCTGTTGCTGTCTTTACTGTTTCGGCAACCCTGGATCGTCTTCCCTATATCATTGCCGGTGGCACCGGAACCCTTCTTGCCGCTTCCGGTTTGCTTGCCGGGGCTGAACAGATTTTCTTTCCGGCAGAATTTATTCTGCCTGGTGGTTATCTGGGCGATTTGCTGCGTAGTGCTTTGGAAGGGGCCTTGGGAGTGGTCGGCTCCGTCCTTATCCTGGTTCTTGCTCTGATCTATTCCCTCATGGCCTCAATCCGTTTTTCTCCTCTGGCTTCGGCGCTATGGTTTTGGGAACAGACTCCTCTGGTGATAGAAAAGGTCGTGGCTAGTAAGGAATGGACAGGAGATAAACTTATTACCTGGAAGGAAGAACGGCAGAAACGATTGGCTGAACGACCGGCTCCTTTAAAGATCAATAAGCCGTTTACAGCGCTGCTGGAGCCGCGAAGCGAAAAGAAAGAGACAAGGATAGCAGAAGCAGGCCCGGCGAACTCGCAAAAGGGACCAACTGTCCATGAGCCGGTCAGGCGTGAGACGGTGATGGGGTCGGATAACACTTCCTCAGCAATAAAACCCTCTTCAGGGCGAGCAGGGATATTTCAGCCGCCGCCAATTTCTCTGCTTGAAAAGAATACTCAGGGAGATCTGGAGGTTGACCGACAGCATTATTATAAGGTCAGTGAAAAGCTGGTTGCCAAACTCCTGGATTTTTCAGTCCAGGGAGAGGTTGTCGGGGTGTCCCCAGGTCCGGTGGTTACGACCTACGAATTTTCCCCGGCTGCCGGGGTGAAAATTAATAAGGTGGTGAATCTGGCTGATGACTTGGCAATGGTTCTTAAGGTGGACCGGGTTAGGGTGGTGGGGTCCATTCCTGGGAAGGCGGCCATCGGTATTGAAATTCCTAACCCGGAACGAAGGACGGTGTTCTTTCGTGATATTTTATTGAGCAACGCCTATCGTCGTTCTGCCTCTTTCCTGACAGTAGCCTTAGGGTATGATGTTATTGGTAAACCGGCTGTAGCAGATTTGGCCAAAATGCCCCATCTGCTCATTGCCGGTGCCACAGGTGCCGGTAAATCTGTCGCTATTAATGCCTTTATCTGCTCTATCCTCTATAAGGCGACCCCGGACATGGTTCGTCTGCTCATGATTGATCCGAAAAGAATTGAGCTTTCTGTCTACGAGGGGATCCCTCATCTCCTCCATCCGGTGGTGGTTGAGCCGAAAATGGCCAGTCGAGCCCTGATTTGGGCTGTGCGCGAGATGGAACGGCGCTATCGTTTATTGGAGGAACACAGGGTTAAATCCTTTACCTCCTATAATGAAATCGCCACAGAAAAACTTCCCTATATCGTTATTATTGTCGATGAGTTGGCGGATTTGATGATGGTGGCTTCAAAGGATGTGGAAACCTCCATCGCCCGTTTGGCCCAGATGGCTCGGGCCGCTGGTATGCATATTATTCTGGCAACTCAGCGTCCTTCGGTGGACGTGCTCACCGGTTTGATTAAGGCAAACTTTCCTACCAGGATTTCTTTCAAAGTTTCTTCCAAGGTGGATTCAAGAACCATTCTCGATAGTTCCGGGGCTGAACATCTCCTTGGACTTGGTGACATGCTCTTTCTTCCGCCAGGGGCAGCGAAGTTAAAGCGTATCCACGGAGCATTTATCTCTGAAGAGGAGACCGAGCGGATCATTGCCTTTCTGAAAGAACAAGGTGCCGCAGAGTATGATGAAAGCGTGCTTCAGATGGTGGAGGAAGAACCGACAGGCAGTGAGGACGGGGAAGCAGAATACGATGAAAAATATGACGAGGCAGTTGCTGTAGTCACAGAAACTGGCCAAGCCTCTATCTCTATGGTGCAGCGACGACTGCGGGTAGGGTATAACCGGGCCGCCCGGATGATCGAGATGATGGAACGGGATGGGGTGGTCGGTCCTTCTGACGGCTCCAAACCCAGGGAGGTGCTTGCCCGAGGGGGTTATTCCTGA
- a CDS encoding STAS domain-containing protein yields the protein MDMDIVSRLVDNISVVEVKGFIDGKTAPAFQEKVLQTIEEAKTLLIDLREVDFLSSAGLRALLVTHRTTQEKSVAVALSGLSEMIRDNMEATGFLTFFRVFDSLESGLEELK from the coding sequence ATGGACATGGATATCGTAAGCAGATTGGTTGACAATATAAGCGTGGTTGAAGTGAAAGGATTTATTGATGGGAAGACTGCCCCTGCGTTTCAGGAAAAAGTTCTCCAGACGATAGAGGAGGCAAAAACTCTCCTGATTGATCTTCGTGAAGTCGATTTCCTCTCAAGTGCCGGACTCCGGGCTCTGTTGGTTACCCACCGGACGACACAGGAAAAAAGTGTGGCGGTGGCTCTGTCTGGTCTATCCGAAATGATACGGGATAATATGGAGGCTACAGGATTTTTAACATTTTTTCGGGTGTTTGATAGCCTTGAATCCGGCTTGGAGGAACTAAAATAA
- a CDS encoding STAS domain-containing protein produces the protein MSLKTILEMTAGGVAKIQLKGKLDAGTADDFQERIEEAAGHKAQRIALLLEGLTFMASAGLRTLIFAKQKMGATVDIYVIGAQTQVIETLEMTGLNHSVVIRDIYDPAEIEKV, from the coding sequence ATGAGTCTGAAAACAATATTGGAAATGACAGCAGGTGGCGTCGCTAAGATTCAGTTGAAGGGCAAGCTCGACGCCGGAACAGCGGACGATTTCCAGGAACGCATAGAGGAGGCAGCTGGTCATAAGGCACAGCGTATTGCTTTGTTGCTGGAAGGGTTAACCTTTATGGCCAGTGCAGGGTTGCGCACCTTAATTTTTGCCAAACAAAAAATGGGTGCTACTGTTGATATTTATGTGATCGGGGCGCAGACCCAGGTGATAGAGACCCTTGAAATGACTGGCCTGAATCATAGTGTAGTTATACGTGATATCTATGATCCTGCTGAGATAGAAAAAGTGTGA
- a CDS encoding SpoIIE family protein phosphatase, with protein MNHRSLARKLTTSNLSISGEFAVFHFQSEDSEMAEEHKFLGYFMPIKNGEFIICAFSDLESRFAEEQRKVDQILSVIDDKQVGTSGFLIIFNKEREILGYPHKGDHKGDKAFYLYKENQYLWERNIDRFIERAENRGRQGTSNIVNISSSAGVQFEVTVRYFEGFDWYIAIVLPKDELRAPVNRVLRRQFGLIAGIFLLNLAVCIFLITKLTNPLELLARKIKLITSHDFTGADHSELTDNLPVTDHNEIGKLAETFRFMVNRLAENIQQLLVTTAANERMESELNVAREIQLGSLPTCFTFEPECKEIEIYADLIPAREVGGDLYDFYFLDEEHLCITVGDVAGKGVPAALFMVTAKKLIKNIASSQKAFSPADIMTQLNGMLYQDNPNATFVTLFIGILHVKTGMICYANGGHVPPIFTESDSPPSFHKQLSGPIVGVIPGLVYKDISMQLKPGGSIFLCTDGVTEAMNAEDQLFGDARLLEEFTRMQDTQDTSCKETVEGILHEVRAHAGQTLQSDDIAVMMVRWNSQLGEKNEEARDEAVS; from the coding sequence TTGAATCATCGTTCTCTTGCGCGCAAGCTGACAACATCGAATCTTAGTATATCAGGTGAATTTGCAGTGTTCCATTTTCAGTCAGAAGACAGCGAAATGGCAGAGGAACACAAGTTTTTGGGCTATTTTATGCCGATAAAAAATGGCGAATTTATCATTTGTGCCTTCAGTGACCTTGAATCTCGTTTTGCAGAGGAGCAACGAAAGGTTGATCAAATTTTATCAGTGATAGATGATAAGCAGGTTGGCACATCAGGGTTTCTCATTATTTTCAACAAAGAGAGGGAAATACTCGGCTATCCGCATAAAGGAGACCATAAGGGAGATAAGGCTTTTTATCTCTATAAAGAGAATCAGTATCTTTGGGAACGCAATATAGATCGATTTATTGAAAGAGCAGAGAATAGGGGCCGTCAAGGCACTTCGAATATTGTGAACATTAGCTCTTCAGCTGGAGTGCAATTCGAAGTGACTGTTCGTTATTTTGAAGGATTTGATTGGTATATTGCCATTGTCCTTCCTAAAGATGAGCTTAGAGCCCCGGTGAATAGGGTTCTTCGTCGCCAGTTTGGCCTTATTGCCGGAATATTTCTGCTCAACTTGGCAGTGTGCATCTTTCTTATAACCAAGCTGACCAATCCACTGGAATTGCTGGCGCGGAAAATTAAGTTGATAACCAGTCATGATTTCACCGGAGCTGACCATTCCGAGCTGACAGACAATCTTCCGGTGACAGATCATAATGAAATTGGGAAGCTCGCAGAGACCTTCCGGTTTATGGTCAATCGTCTTGCGGAAAATATTCAACAACTTCTGGTGACAACTGCGGCCAATGAACGGATGGAGAGCGAGCTGAATGTTGCCAGGGAAATTCAATTAGGCAGCCTGCCGACCTGTTTTACCTTTGAGCCGGAATGTAAGGAAATAGAAATTTACGCAGATCTTATTCCGGCACGGGAAGTAGGCGGAGATTTATATGATTTTTATTTTCTTGATGAGGAACATCTCTGTATCACCGTCGGCGATGTCGCTGGTAAAGGGGTGCCTGCGGCCCTGTTCATGGTGACGGCGAAAAAGCTTATTAAGAATATAGCCTCCAGTCAAAAAGCCTTTTCACCGGCTGATATCATGACGCAGCTCAACGGGATGCTTTATCAGGATAACCCAAACGCCACCTTTGTTACCTTGTTTATCGGTATCCTGCATGTAAAAACAGGGATGATCTGTTATGCGAATGGTGGGCATGTTCCACCCATTTTTACAGAATCTGATAGCCCGCCTTCCTTTCACAAACAACTCAGTGGACCTATCGTTGGAGTGATTCCTGGCCTGGTCTATAAGGACATCAGCATGCAATTGAAGCCGGGAGGGAGTATCTTTCTCTGCACCGATGGCGTTACCGAAGCCATGAATGCAGAGGATCAGCTCTTTGGTGATGCACGACTACTTGAAGAGTTCACTCGCATGCAGGATACACAGGATACAAGCTGTAAAGAAACTGTTGAGGGTATCCTCCATGAGGTGAGGGCGCATGCAGGCCAGACTCTCCAGTCTGATGATATAGCTGTGATGATGGTGCGATGGAATTCTCAACTGGGCGAAAAGAATGAGGAAGCCCGTGATGAGGCAGTAAGTTGA
- a CDS encoding alpha-amylase family glycosyl hydrolase, whose translation MERIDAHPTHLFKGHKIRPGKPYPFGATLVPGGVNFSIFSHHADYCVLLLFEKGAPEPYAVIPFRGMFSKVGTNEPEWADFRIGKVFTMTILDLDHENIEYGYRMDGSSYPRAKHGEPGIYRFDPSQILMDPYAKSIGGRDAWGVVPDKSDPYQHRSRIVFDDFDWEGDRPPELPIEDLVIYEAHVRGFTRHASSGIKSSMAGTFTGLREKIPYLKELGINCIELMPIFEFDEFEHSKYDEASGKWVKMNYWGYSTVGFFAPKAGFAATGRIGDGTMVADELKTMIKELHRNDIEVILDVVFNHTAEGNEYGPIISYCGIDNPTYYMLTPEGYYYNFSGTGNTLNCNNPIVRNMVLDALRFWVAEYHIDGFRFDLASILSRDPFGAPMANPPLLEALAFDPVLGKCKLIAEAWDAGGLYQVGSFPAYGRWAEWNGKSRDTYRRFLKGDCGMAGAMSQIIQGSPNLYRGRGATASINFITCHDGFTLYDTVSYNNKHNSANLEDNRDGANDNNSWNCGWEGETEDPAINALRRRQIKNAVSMLMVSQGVPMILQGDEVGCTKYGNNNTYCHDNELNWLDWTLVEKNYDLFRFFKHIIALRHAHPILRNGCHLRNQDWKGTGYADITWHGTQAWHADWNGNVIAFMLNGSYVKEGYDEDDFIYVAMNMHWDALPFDMPMLPPEYQWLLSVNTSMPSPEDIFPPGQERILDNQQSMLVGGRSVAILLGRKKQS comes from the coding sequence ATGGAAAGAATAGATGCACATCCTACCCACCTCTTCAAAGGGCATAAGATACGTCCAGGTAAGCCCTATCCCTTTGGAGCAACTTTGGTGCCCGGCGGAGTTAATTTTTCCATTTTTTCCCATCATGCGGATTATTGTGTTCTGCTGCTCTTTGAAAAAGGCGCTCCTGAGCCCTATGCTGTTATTCCCTTTCGGGGGATGTTCAGCAAGGTAGGAACCAATGAACCGGAATGGGCAGATTTTCGAATCGGCAAGGTTTTCACTATGACCATCCTTGATCTGGATCACGAGAACATAGAATACGGTTACCGGATGGACGGCTCATCCTATCCACGAGCCAAGCACGGCGAACCAGGTATCTATCGTTTTGATCCTTCTCAAATCCTGATGGACCCTTATGCCAAATCCATTGGTGGCCGCGACGCATGGGGCGTCGTGCCAGATAAGAGCGATCCTTATCAGCATCGTTCCAGGATAGTTTTTGATGACTTTGACTGGGAAGGGGATAGACCTCCAGAACTTCCCATAGAAGATCTGGTTATTTATGAGGCTCATGTGCGTGGATTTACCCGTCATGCCTCGTCGGGTATTAAATCAAGTATGGCCGGGACCTTTACCGGGTTACGAGAGAAAATACCCTATCTCAAAGAACTGGGGATTAACTGTATCGAATTGATGCCGATCTTTGAGTTTGATGAATTTGAGCATTCCAAGTACGACGAAGCAAGTGGGAAATGGGTTAAGATGAACTACTGGGGCTATTCCACAGTTGGTTTTTTTGCTCCCAAGGCGGGCTTTGCTGCCACCGGCAGGATTGGCGACGGTACTATGGTGGCGGATGAATTAAAGACGATGATTAAAGAGCTGCACAGGAACGATATAGAGGTGATTCTTGATGTCGTTTTTAATCATACAGCTGAGGGCAATGAGTATGGGCCGATTATCTCCTATTGCGGCATCGATAATCCGACCTATTATATGCTGACCCCGGAAGGATATTATTATAATTTCAGCGGGACAGGGAACACCCTCAATTGCAATAACCCCATAGTTCGGAACATGGTCCTGGATGCCCTGCGTTTTTGGGTTGCTGAGTACCATATTGATGGCTTCCGTTTCGATCTGGCCTCTATCCTCAGTCGTGACCCCTTTGGCGCGCCTATGGCAAATCCTCCTTTGCTTGAGGCCTTGGCCTTTGATCCTGTGCTGGGTAAATGTAAGCTGATTGCCGAGGCCTGGGATGCTGGCGGGCTCTATCAGGTTGGTTCCTTTCCAGCCTATGGTCGTTGGGCAGAGTGGAATGGCAAGAGCCGTGATACCTATCGCCGTTTTCTCAAAGGAGATTGCGGGATGGCCGGGGCCATGAGCCAGATTATCCAGGGATCACCTAATCTCTATAGAGGGCGTGGTGCTACGGCATCTATTAACTTTATTACCTGTCATGACGGATTCACCCTGTACGACACGGTGAGCTATAATAACAAACATAATAGTGCCAACCTGGAAGATAATCGGGATGGGGCCAATGATAATAACTCTTGGAATTGTGGCTGGGAGGGAGAAACCGAGGACCCGGCAATCAATGCACTCCGCAGACGCCAGATCAAAAACGCGGTTTCCATGCTCATGGTCAGTCAGGGCGTTCCCATGATACTGCAGGGGGATGAGGTTGGCTGCACAAAATATGGCAATAACAACACCTATTGCCATGATAACGAATTGAACTGGCTGGATTGGACGTTGGTGGAAAAGAATTACGATCTTTTTCGCTTTTTCAAACATATTATAGCACTTCGCCATGCACATCCTATTCTGCGTAATGGTTGTCATCTCCGCAATCAGGACTGGAAGGGAACTGGCTACGCCGATATAACCTGGCACGGGACCCAGGCTTGGCATGCAGATTGGAACGGTAATGTTATTGCCTTTATGTTGAATGGCAGCTATGTCAAAGAGGGATATGATGAGGATGATTTTATCTATGTGGCAATGAATATGCATTGGGATGCTCTACCATTTGATATGCCCATGCTTCCTCCTGAATATCAATGGCTTTTATCAGTCAATACCAGCATGCCCAGCCCGGAAGATATTTTTCCACCAGGACAGGAAAGGATACTTGATAATCAGCAATCGATGTTGGTTGGTGGGCGCTCTGTCGCTATCCTGTTGGGAAGGAAAAAGCAATCTTAA
- a CDS encoding ATP-binding protein — MSFFGEKVFSASLDVLDEIRAYVLAAAAHTSLEKKKIYKLQLSVDEIATNIISYAYQDREQQTGKIYIDAEFKTDSLSIQVRDQGVPFDPRSKLEKGQETISLSVEERAIGGLGIYLAITGVDKYEYEYLDGFNVSRFEVYLV; from the coding sequence ATGTCGTTTTTTGGAGAGAAAGTATTTTCTGCCTCTTTGGACGTGTTAGATGAGATCCGTGCGTATGTTTTAGCGGCAGCGGCCCATACATCTTTAGAGAAAAAGAAAATTTATAAATTGCAATTATCTGTTGATGAAATCGCCACCAATATTATTTCCTATGCCTATCAAGACAGAGAGCAGCAAACCGGAAAAATATATATTGATGCGGAGTTTAAGACGGATTCCTTGAGTATTCAGGTACGGGATCAAGGAGTGCCTTTTGACCCACGAAGCAAGCTGGAAAAGGGCCAGGAGACAATCTCGCTTTCTGTTGAAGAAAGGGCTATCGGCGGGCTTGGAATCTATCTCGCCATTACCGGGGTGGATAAGTACGAGTATGAGTATCTGGACGGCTTTAATGTGAGTCGCTTTGAGGTTTACCTTGTTTGA
- a CDS encoding DUF1566 domain-containing protein has translation MAKPAGEECKISTGGKNEKKRPVFSIAVLWCIVVCGLIKVAYSYDLLLMVPPILSGKKIGWQPLNDTGITWSGNYASGNNATCLSSTAPDGDNVAAAQDCSYGKDVNDDGGDGHAGFSFTKLASNGQALANQNADYTTTSWACVKDNVTGLTWEVKTDDSGLHDKDDEYTWYNTDSTNNGGFVGYAQQSGNSCYGYDSGDPATYCNTQDYVNRVNAAGWCGASDWRVPTRTELESIVIYDHYSFTLDTDFFVHAVNSFFWSSSPYAYNINYTWCVSFANGLSSYDNYRSSSYAVRLVRGGQ, from the coding sequence TTGGCAAAGCCAGCAGGAGAAGAATGCAAAATTTCTACCGGAGGAAAAAATGAAAAAAAACGACCTGTTTTTTCAATAGCTGTTCTGTGGTGCATCGTGGTCTGTGGCCTTATAAAGGTGGCTTATTCCTATGACCTTCTTTTGATGGTGCCACCGATTTTGTCAGGAAAGAAAATAGGTTGGCAGCCTTTAAACGACACAGGTATTACCTGGAGCGGGAATTATGCTTCTGGAAATAATGCAACCTGCCTTTCTTCCACAGCACCGGATGGTGACAATGTGGCTGCAGCTCAGGATTGTTCTTATGGGAAGGATGTGAATGATGATGGCGGTGATGGTCATGCCGGGTTCAGCTTTACCAAGTTGGCGAGCAATGGTCAGGCCTTGGCTAATCAGAATGCGGATTACACGACTACATCTTGGGCTTGTGTAAAGGATAATGTCACCGGTCTGACCTGGGAGGTGAAGACGGATGACAGTGGGCTGCATGATAAAGACGATGAATATACCTGGTATAATACAGATTCAACAAATAACGGAGGATTCGTGGGGTATGCGCAGCAGAGTGGAAATAGCTGTTATGGTTATGACAGCGGAGATCCTGCAACCTACTGCAACACACAGGACTATGTAAATCGTGTGAATGCTGCAGGATGGTGCGGTGCTTCGGATTGGCGGGTGCCAACCCGAACGGAACTGGAAAGTATTGTTATTTACGATCATTATAGTTTCACTCTTGATACGGATTTTTTTGTTCATGCCGTGAATTCGTTTTTCTGGTCAAGCTCTCCCTATGCATACAATATAAACTACACTTGGTGCGTTTCTTTTGCCAACGGCTTATCGTCGTATGATAACTATCGTAGCTCAAGTTACGCAGTGCGACTTGTTCGAGGCGGACAGTGA